One Cryptomeria japonica chromosome 9, Sugi_1.0, whole genome shotgun sequence genomic window carries:
- the LOC131073334 gene encoding uncharacterized protein LOC131073334, protein MDHSLDSAQGPAVAGNPSKNSFSSSPSPPTTTTDVGLVSRRAKSGRKKSKVTRSQINDFHAAGNISTRNEEEEERSRINSEERSAGKSRNRYHVCKHCKRAFTSGRALGGHIRIHGASFKGGGRGAEEEFHNSLLMEGAAEVDGSDSSDADSSGSSEGGLSSPKMVSLYTLRNNPKRSSILMDPEFTHDLQGPAQRSSSSWQWQESVSGILPPLPYSSEYAGSQLRHRRTLLPNWSMTRSRSSRSSCSRAAAEPKRRGGPKDVGADHDDRDTAHLLVMLARRTRSNNNNEEERESTEESVYDSKPRVVSNLESQGSIEDLGGSGGEESRLVQKRRRKRNRTINKVEVEGGNLMFESDVDGDVGGIGESTQHQHQCNTCKKVFNSHQALGGHRASHRKVKGCFAADGNGEGIEEEVAGEGEGEGSFMLETEPEPEPERQLQGATAIMGSGFHAMNFEEEGAVTMSHLTQEETPEQESFSHKVGKAQTHQCSICHRIFSSGQALGGHKRCHWIGDRLTETATSVISTEKQQQQLESGCGRANWNLRDELLDLNQPPPMDEDDIRVAYGLDAISACAESVNQRVKMLGGSVTNNAVDSFKALK, encoded by the coding sequence ATGGATCACAGTTTGGACTCAGCACAAGGCCCAGCCGTGGCGGGTAATCCAAGCAAGAATTCGTTTTCGTCGTCCCCATCTCCTCCTACTACTACTACTGATGTGGGACTGGTTTCTAGGAGAGCAAAGAGTGGGAGGAAAAAATCCAAAGTAACCAGAAGCCAGATCAATGACTTCCATGCAGCTGGAAACATTAGTACCAGGAatgaagaggaagaggagaggAGTAGGATTAATTCGGAGGAGAGGAGCGCAGGTAAGAGCAGAAACCGTTACCATGTGTGCAAGCATTGCAAGAGGGCTTTCACCTCGGGGCGTGCTCTGGGAGGTCACATTCGAATCCATGGAGCGTCcttcaaaggaggaggaagaggagcaGAGGAGGAGTTTCATAATTCACTGTTGATGGAAGGGGCGGCCGAAGTTGACGGATCGGATTCATCGGATGCAGATTCATCGGGCTCTTCCGAGGGCGGATTGAGCTCCCCAAAGATGGTTTCTCTTTACACTCTGAGGAACAATCCGAAGCGCAGCAGCATTCTCATGGATCCTGAATTTACCCATGACCTTCAGGGTCCTGCTCAGCGGAGCAGCAGCAGCTGGCAGTGGCAGGAATCCGTCTCAGGTATTTTGCCTCCTCTTCCTTACTCTTCCGAATATGCTGGATCTCAGCTCAGGCACAGGCGTACCCTGCTCCCCAACTGGTCTATGACTAGAAGTAGAAGTAGTAGAAGTAGTTGTAGCAGAGCAGCGGCAGAGCCCAAGAGACGGGGTGGCCCCAAAGATGTGGGAGCTGACCATGATGACAGAGACACCGCGCATTTGCTCGTCATGCTTGCGCGAAGGACGAGGAGCAACAATAATAATGAGGAGGAAAGAGAATCCACCGAGGAGTCTGTGTATGATTCCAAGCCTCGGGTAGTTTCGAACCTTGAATCCCAAGGGAGTATAGAGGATTTGGGAGGGTCTGGTGGGGAGGAATCAAGATTAGTCCagaagaggaggaggaagaggaacaGGACAATTAATAAGGTGGAAGTTGAAGGTGGGAATTTGATGTTTGAATCAGATGTGGATGGGGATGTGGGAGGCATTGGCGAATCCACTCAACAccaacaccaatgcaacacatgcaAGAAGGTCTTCAATTCTCACCAGGCTTTGGGGGGCCACAGGGCGAGCCACAGGAAAGTCAAGGGCTGCTTTGCAGCAGATGGGAATGGAGAAGGGATAGAAGAAGAAGTtgcaggagaaggagaaggagaaggcagTTTTATGCTGGAGACCGAGCCTGAACCTGAGCCTGAACGGCAACTTCAGGGCGCTACTGCGATCATGGGTTCCGGTTTTCATGCAATGAATTTTGAGGAAGAAGGGGCTGTGACAATGAGCCACTTGACACAAGAAGAGACCCCAGAGCAAGAATCCTTCTCACACAAAGTAGGAAAGGCTCAGACCCATCAGTGCTCCATATGCCACAGGATTTTCTCCTCTGGACAAGCTTTAGGTGGGCATAAGAGATGCCACTGGATTGGTGACAGACTTACAGAGACTGCAACTAGTGTGATTTCAACTGAGAAGCAGCAACAGCAGCTGGAGTCAGGCTGTGGCCGAGCTAATTGGAATCTGAGAGACGAGCTGCTAGACCTCAATCAGCCACCACCTATGGATGAGGATGACATCCGAGTTGCCTATGGCTTGGATGCGATCTCGGCTTGTGCAGAGAGCGTCAACCAGAGAGTGAAAATGCTAGGAGGATCTGTGACCAATAATGCAGTTGATTCTTTCAAAGCACTAAAGTGA